A region from the Acyrthosiphon pisum isolate AL4f chromosome A1, pea_aphid_22Mar2018_4r6ur, whole genome shotgun sequence genome encodes:
- the LOC103309859 gene encoding facilitated trehalose transporter Tret1-like, with protein MFLISKLGKRFLTLSTLLISSICYIMVGLIGVYWTNSKPLTAWLVLIFFLTAIFLASFGLMPIAWILLSEIFPMKSRNITCSAGTAYSYLLIFFMIKYYLDFSKFVNFYNTFTIFGISGLFGAVYFYFYLPETENKTLQDISAFFK; from the exons ATGTTTCTTATCAGCAAATTAGGTAAACGATTCCTTACGTTGTCGACGTTATTAATTTCctcaatttgttatataatgGTCGGATTAATTGGTGTGTACTGGACAAACTCAAAACCATTAACTGCTTGGTTGGTGTTAATATTCTTTCTAACTGCAATTTTCTTAGCATCGTTTGGATTAATGCCTATTGCATGGATACTTTTAAGTGAAATATTTCCAATGAA gAGTAGAAACATCACCTGCAGCGCTGGTACGGCATATAGTTACTTATTGATTTTCTTCATGATCAAGTATTATCTTGATTTCTCAAAATTTGTGAacttttacaatacatttactaTATTTGGAATTTCTGGTTTATTTGGTGctgtatatttttacttttatctacCAGAAACTGAAAACAAAACATTACAAGATATATCTGCATTTttcaaatag
- the LOC100573362 gene encoding facilitated trehalose transporter Tret1-like isoform X1 yields MESNNDYSYNFKSILAQSLAMAGPCFIMTGIGIELVCSTIIVGALASDKSKDVLPPLTDEPASWLGSFLFLFTPLGSALSSLMLNRFGHKTCMILTNIPFIASQIMFFYANSVRTLYVCSMLMGISVGYSGGPTSAYLGEVCEPKLRGTLMSMTNVFCYVGSFLFTLINAFILDWRLTVLIGMSIPIVNIVILFMTPQSPMWLLTKGKPLKAQRSLAKLRGWPSQETGSSKEFKEMIAYTSTVVHDNDDIETDVKGTTSSWGQLLRPEVYRPFRLLMVYFFFANLMSGV; encoded by the exons ATGGAGTCCAATAATGACTACAGTTACAACTTTAAATCCATTTTAGCCCAA AGCTTGGCAATGGCTGGACCATGTTTCATAATGACCGGAATCGGCATAGAACTCGTATGTTCGACAATAATTGTTGGAGCGTTAGCGAGCGATAAGAGCAAAGACGTACTTCCCCCTTTGACGGACGAACCAGCGTCTTGGCTCG GTAGTTTTCTGTTCTTGTTCACACCCCTGGGCAGTGCACTATCATCGTTAATGCTGAACCGCTTTGGTCACAAAACCTGTATGATATTAACCAACATACCATTCATAGCATCACAGATCATGTTCTTTTACGCTAACAGCGTCAGGACATTGTATGTGTGCTCTATGCTGATGGGGATTAGTGTCGGATACTCAGGAGGCCCGACTTCCGCCTACCTCGGCGAGGTGTGTGAGCCCAAGCTGAGGGGCACGCTGATGTCAATGACAAACGTGTTCTGCTACGTTGGCTCGTTCCTGTTTACGTTGATAAACGCGTTCATATTGGACTGGAGGCTGACCGTGCTCATCGGCATGTCGATTCCGATCGTGAACATCGTCATACTGTTTATG ACACCGCAATCTCCAATGTGGTTGTTGACCAAAGGCAAACCATTAAAGGCTCAGCGAAGTCTTGCCAAATTGAGGGGATGGCCGTCACAAGAAACGGGTTCAAGCAAAGAATTCAAAGAAATGATAGCTTATACGTCTACTGTGGTACACGATAATGACGACATCGAGACAG aTGTGAAAGGCACAACGAGTTCTTGGGGACAACTTCTTCGGCCTGAAGTGTACAGACCGTTCCGTCTGTTAATGGTATACTTTTTTTTCGCGAATTTAATGTCTGGAGTATAG
- the LOC100573362 gene encoding facilitated trehalose transporter Tret1-like isoform X2, with protein sequence MAGPCFIMTGIGIELVCSTIIVGALASDKSKDVLPPLTDEPASWLGSFLFLFTPLGSALSSLMLNRFGHKTCMILTNIPFIASQIMFFYANSVRTLYVCSMLMGISVGYSGGPTSAYLGEVCEPKLRGTLMSMTNVFCYVGSFLFTLINAFILDWRLTVLIGMSIPIVNIVILFMTPQSPMWLLTKGKPLKAQRSLAKLRGWPSQETGSSKEFKEMIAYTSTVVHDNDDIETDVKGTTSSWGQLLRPEVYRPFRLLMVYFFFANLMSGV encoded by the exons ATGGCTGGACCATGTTTCATAATGACCGGAATCGGCATAGAACTCGTATGTTCGACAATAATTGTTGGAGCGTTAGCGAGCGATAAGAGCAAAGACGTACTTCCCCCTTTGACGGACGAACCAGCGTCTTGGCTCG GTAGTTTTCTGTTCTTGTTCACACCCCTGGGCAGTGCACTATCATCGTTAATGCTGAACCGCTTTGGTCACAAAACCTGTATGATATTAACCAACATACCATTCATAGCATCACAGATCATGTTCTTTTACGCTAACAGCGTCAGGACATTGTATGTGTGCTCTATGCTGATGGGGATTAGTGTCGGATACTCAGGAGGCCCGACTTCCGCCTACCTCGGCGAGGTGTGTGAGCCCAAGCTGAGGGGCACGCTGATGTCAATGACAAACGTGTTCTGCTACGTTGGCTCGTTCCTGTTTACGTTGATAAACGCGTTCATATTGGACTGGAGGCTGACCGTGCTCATCGGCATGTCGATTCCGATCGTGAACATCGTCATACTGTTTATG ACACCGCAATCTCCAATGTGGTTGTTGACCAAAGGCAAACCATTAAAGGCTCAGCGAAGTCTTGCCAAATTGAGGGGATGGCCGTCACAAGAAACGGGTTCAAGCAAAGAATTCAAAGAAATGATAGCTTATACGTCTACTGTGGTACACGATAATGACGACATCGAGACAG aTGTGAAAGGCACAACGAGTTCTTGGGGACAACTTCTTCGGCCTGAAGTGTACAGACCGTTCCGTCTGTTAATGGTATACTTTTTTTTCGCGAATTTAATGTCTGGAGTATAG